In a single window of the Bradyrhizobium erythrophlei genome:
- a CDS encoding ABC transporter substrate-binding protein produces the protein MFNRESSLGGALESFWLLVSMLGVAIVPAQAQNAPSPATTIKLGIVSFLTGPAAAPFGIPGRNGAEVMIEAMNAGKVPAPFDKVGFGGSNVEAKYIDETGSAANVVTEFRNLVQRDQVDAVIGYVSSGNCLAVTPVAEELKAITVFYDCGTPRIFEEKPRAYVFRVSPQSTMDNVAAARYLLAKKPDIISYSGINQNYAWGQDSWRDFSSAMQVLAQKVTVDKSLFPKLFAGEYGAEISTLLTSKSQVLHTSFYDGDLEAFLYQEQARALDKRMTILATTGEAAMWRLRDKMPDGTLIGARGPHGPLAPDTELNRWFKKIYSDRYSIPPTYPSYQMAMSLLGLKLAYEKAKKGDAKPTSDEVAAAFKGIEFEGPSGLVKLAIGDGHQGISETAYGTYRFNKEKNEPEIVDVMRFPAECVNPPAGVNADDWIKDGMKGAKC, from the coding sequence ATGTTTAATCGAGAAAGCTCGCTTGGGGGCGCGCTGGAGTCGTTTTGGCTATTGGTTTCAATGCTGGGCGTTGCGATCGTTCCCGCCCAGGCACAGAACGCTCCGTCACCCGCTACGACAATAAAGCTTGGCATCGTCAGCTTCCTGACCGGACCGGCCGCCGCGCCGTTCGGCATCCCCGGACGCAACGGCGCCGAGGTCATGATCGAGGCCATGAACGCCGGAAAGGTGCCGGCGCCCTTCGACAAGGTCGGGTTCGGCGGCAGTAACGTCGAAGCAAAGTATATCGATGAAACGGGTTCCGCGGCCAACGTCGTCACTGAATTCCGTAACCTCGTGCAACGCGACCAAGTGGATGCCGTAATCGGCTATGTCTCCTCGGGCAACTGCCTTGCGGTCACGCCGGTCGCCGAGGAGCTAAAAGCGATCACCGTGTTCTACGATTGCGGGACGCCTCGCATCTTCGAGGAAAAGCCGCGCGCCTACGTATTCCGCGTCAGCCCGCAATCGACCATGGATAACGTCGCCGCCGCCCGCTACTTGCTGGCCAAAAAGCCGGATATCATCAGCTATTCCGGCATCAACCAGAACTACGCTTGGGGCCAGGATTCCTGGCGGGACTTCTCCAGCGCGATGCAAGTGCTTGCGCAAAAAGTGACCGTGGACAAATCGCTTTTTCCAAAACTATTTGCGGGCGAATACGGCGCGGAGATTTCGACGCTCCTGACGTCAAAATCGCAGGTGCTGCACACGAGCTTCTATGATGGCGATCTCGAAGCGTTTCTCTATCAGGAGCAGGCGCGCGCGCTGGACAAGCGCATGACGATCCTCGCTACGACCGGCGAAGCCGCAATGTGGCGCCTGCGCGACAAGATGCCCGACGGCACTCTCATCGGCGCCCGCGGCCCGCACGGTCCGCTCGCGCCCGACACCGAATTGAACCGCTGGTTCAAGAAGATCTATTCCGACCGCTACAGCATTCCGCCGACCTATCCCTCATATCAAATGGCAATGTCGCTGCTCGGCCTGAAACTGGCCTACGAAAAGGCCAAGAAGGGCGACGCGAAGCCGACCTCCGACGAAGTGGCGGCTGCGTTCAAGGGCATCGAGTTCGAAGGCCCCTCAGGCCTGGTCAAGCTCGCCATCGGCGACGGGCACCAAGGCATCTCGGAGACGGCTTACGGCACCTATCGCTTCAACAAGGAGAAGAACGAGCCCGAAATCGTCGACGTCATGCGCTTTCCCGCCGAGTGCGTGAACCCTCCGGCCGGCGTCAATGCCGATGACTGGATCAAGGACGGCATGAAAGGTGCGAAGTGCTGA
- a CDS encoding branched-chain amino acid ABC transporter permease, producing the protein MLTAFAILIDGLVYAAYLFIVAIGLTLIFGVMKILNVAHGSFYTFGAYGAATAIGIYFDRGLPDAGGFLLMAVFAMVLGLALGLILERCVMRLVYGRDEVVMVLVTYAAFLILEDVVILVWGPGSYATYQPLLAAGNTEVGELILSNYDLGLIAVAGLLAAASYWALKFTRYGRLLTVVIFDRETAAAFGINVTTVYTVTFVIGAMLGALGGAIMAPKIAVTLGIGVEVIVLAFAVVAIGGMGSIEGALVGALIVGICRAAAVHLVPQVELFVIYGVMALVLMIRPYGLFVRAQPRKI; encoded by the coding sequence GTGCTGACCGCTTTCGCTATTCTGATCGACGGGTTGGTCTACGCGGCCTACCTGTTCATTGTTGCTATCGGGTTGACGCTGATCTTCGGCGTGATGAAGATACTGAATGTCGCGCATGGCTCGTTTTACACATTCGGCGCCTACGGCGCGGCGACCGCCATCGGCATCTATTTTGATCGTGGCTTGCCTGACGCCGGCGGATTTCTGCTGATGGCTGTTTTTGCCATGGTCCTTGGGCTCGCGCTTGGGCTCATTCTTGAGCGCTGCGTCATGCGATTGGTATATGGCAGGGACGAAGTGGTGATGGTGCTGGTGACCTACGCCGCTTTTCTGATCCTCGAAGACGTCGTCATCTTGGTTTGGGGTCCGGGTTCCTACGCGACATATCAGCCGCTGCTCGCAGCCGGCAATACGGAAGTAGGTGAACTCATATTGTCGAATTACGATCTCGGTCTGATCGCGGTCGCGGGATTGCTCGCCGCGGCATCCTACTGGGCGCTGAAATTCACCCGCTACGGACGACTGCTGACCGTCGTGATTTTCGATCGCGAAACCGCTGCAGCGTTCGGCATCAATGTCACGACCGTTTATACCGTGACATTCGTGATCGGCGCGATGCTCGGTGCGCTCGGAGGGGCGATTATGGCGCCGAAGATCGCGGTGACGCTCGGCATCGGTGTCGAAGTGATCGTGCTCGCCTTCGCCGTGGTGGCCATTGGCGGCATGGGATCGATCGAAGGCGCGCTCGTCGGGGCATTGATCGTCGGGATATGCCGCGCTGCCGCAGTGCATCTGGTGCCGCAAGTCGAATTGTTCGTTATTTATGGCGTCATGGCACTCGTGCTCATGATCCGGCCTTACGGCCTATTCGTGCGCGCTCAACCGAGAAAAATATGA
- a CDS encoding branched-chain amino acid ABC transporter permease, which translates to MAQHGLIAASLALLAAAAAAFVLPDWIISLATIAFANGLVVLGLIVLWRAGLVSFGQALYYCIGAYAVALVGRGTGVTDALILVLIGGASAGLVSFVVGFLMARYREIFFAMLSLALSMILYGVLVKSESFGSTDGFSVVAPTFFGYAPHQDNLLVALYLLVLAVCAIAAFLVDAYFRSLSGALAIPVRDNEIRVEFLGMSVSRLIHTKLVIGGLLGGMGGALAALAVGHVDPNMSYWTTSGEFVFITILSGAGSVVPAFVGSLAFESLRSFAFAVLPQLWQMLLGSALLLTILFLPQGLGSLIMRLRWRRKAKAP; encoded by the coding sequence ATGGCTCAGCACGGCCTGATCGCAGCAAGTTTGGCCTTGCTGGCGGCAGCCGCCGCAGCATTCGTGCTGCCGGACTGGATTATCTCGCTCGCCACTATCGCTTTTGCCAATGGTTTGGTCGTATTGGGCTTGATCGTGTTGTGGAGGGCCGGCCTCGTCTCATTCGGACAAGCGCTGTATTACTGCATCGGCGCCTATGCCGTGGCGCTCGTCGGCCGCGGGACCGGCGTGACCGATGCCTTGATACTGGTGTTGATTGGCGGCGCCTCAGCCGGGCTGGTCTCCTTCGTGGTGGGCTTCCTGATGGCGCGCTACCGCGAAATCTTCTTCGCGATGCTCAGCCTGGCGCTGTCCATGATCCTTTACGGGGTGCTTGTAAAATCCGAGTCGTTCGGCTCGACCGACGGCTTCAGCGTGGTCGCGCCGACCTTTTTCGGCTATGCGCCGCACCAGGACAATCTCCTGGTGGCGCTCTACTTGCTGGTGCTCGCCGTCTGCGCAATCGCGGCTTTCCTGGTCGATGCTTACTTCCGCTCACTGTCCGGCGCACTGGCGATTCCTGTGCGTGACAACGAAATTCGCGTCGAATTTCTTGGCATGTCGGTGTCGCGGCTGATTCATACCAAGCTTGTGATCGGCGGCTTGCTGGGTGGCATGGGTGGCGCGCTCGCCGCGCTCGCGGTCGGCCATGTCGATCCGAACATGTCCTATTGGACGACCTCCGGCGAATTCGTATTTATTACCATCCTTTCCGGCGCTGGATCGGTCGTCCCGGCGTTCGTCGGATCGCTGGCGTTCGAGTCGTTGCGCTCGTTCGCATTCGCCGTGCTTCCGCAGCTTTGGCAGATGCTGCTCGGCTCGGCGCTGCTGCTCACCATTCTGTTCCTGCCCCAGGGACTGGGCTCATTGATCATGCGGCTGCGCTGGCGCCGCAAAGCGAAGGCGCCATGA
- a CDS encoding ABC transporter ATP-binding protein: MNTPILSVRDLGKRFGSMVAARDITVSVPAHQTVGVIGSNGAGKTTFINMITGHLRPTKGTIHFEERDITGLPSRRITAMGISRSFQMAQIFPSLTVFDNMCAAAAVGRAPKNFMGHLYTPLRSQESVAEAETLLELFEIARYRHTLAATLPQGVRKLLDIGMAVAGSPRLLLLDEPTSGISIEEKFNLMQVVMSALRNRKITVLFVEHDMEIVERFAERVLAFYDGTVIADGTPTATLADARIQALISGPRVRGAAGAAHV, translated from the coding sequence ATGAACACGCCCATCCTCTCCGTCCGCGACCTGGGCAAGCGCTTCGGCTCGATGGTCGCCGCGCGCGATATCACCGTCAGCGTGCCAGCGCACCAAACGGTCGGCGTGATTGGTTCCAACGGCGCCGGAAAAACCACTTTCATCAATATGATAACCGGTCATCTACGGCCGACCAAGGGAACGATTCACTTCGAGGAGCGCGACATAACTGGGCTGCCTTCCCGCAGGATTACGGCCATGGGCATCTCGCGCTCATTTCAGATGGCGCAAATATTCCCCTCGCTCACGGTATTCGATAACATGTGCGCCGCGGCTGCGGTCGGCCGCGCTCCCAAAAATTTCATGGGCCATTTATACACGCCGCTGCGTTCGCAGGAGTCCGTCGCCGAGGCGGAAACACTGCTGGAGTTGTTCGAGATCGCGCGTTACCGCCATACGCTCGCTGCCACATTGCCGCAGGGCGTGCGCAAGCTGCTTGACATCGGCATGGCGGTCGCGGGCTCGCCGCGCTTGCTGCTGCTCGACGAGCCGACCAGCGGTATCTCGATCGAAGAGAAATTCAACCTGATGCAAGTCGTGATGTCGGCATTGCGCAACCGCAAGATCACTGTGCTTTTCGTGGAGCACGACATGGAGATCGTCGAGCGTTTCGCCGAGCGTGTACTGGCATTTTACGATGGCACCGTGATCGCCGACGGGACGCCGACCGCAACGCTGGCCGATGCCCGCATTCAGGCGCTGATCAGCGGCCCGAGGGTGAGGGGCGCGGCGGGTGCCGCCCATGTTTAG